The Lentisphaera araneosa HTCC2155 DNA segment ATGAGGAAACAGTTAAGGGTGAAGTCAGTGATTTAGCAGCTTTGTTGGAGCAGGGCGGTTTTCGAGTAGATCTGAAAGCTTTGCAAGGAGAGACACATCACAATCGCGACCATTCTCACGATCACGACCATTCTCACAATCACGACCATTCTCATAGCCATGAACATAGTGACATGGCATCTTTATCAATATGTAAGAAAGGCAGTTTGAACAATGGAGCATTTCGTCAATGGATTGGAGCATCGCTTTTTGATACATCTCAAGTAATTTATCGAATGAAGGGGATAGTGAACCTTTCGGGGGTTAAAGGAAGTACGGTTTTTCAGTCTGTGCATCGTTTGTTTGAGGACGAAGTGGCAGAAAAAGATTACAAGGATGAAAACCGAATCGTTTTTATCGGGAAAAAATTAAATGAAGAGAAGTTGAGAAAAGGTTTTTTTGCGTGTTTCGAGCCGTAAGTTCTAGTGAAAATGTGATTGAGTTTTATTGTTATTTTATATATATTTTTTTGTAAGTATTATTATATGTCACCGGAGAGTTAAAATGAGTAAAATGACAGAGTCTTTGAGCACGATGGAAAAGGCGCTTGAAGTCAATTTGGATAATAGGATCTATGGGACTTTTGCTGAGATTGGAGCTGGACAAGAAGTTGTGCGCTGGTTTTTCCAAGCAGGTGGTTCTGCAGGAACAATTGCGAAAAGTATTTCAGCTTACGATATGGTGGTTAGTGACTCCATTTACGGTAAGTGTCAGCGTTATGTAGGGCAACAACGCTTGCAAGACATGTTGGATTATGAATATGATCTAAATATAAAAAGACTTGAGTATGGTCGTGGCGACAGCACCTGTTTCTTCTCTTTTGCAGACACTGTTTCAGCGCGTAATTTTTCTGGTACGAATAAATGCCATGGCTGGTTAGGTGTTAAATTTCAGTCGCGTCCAGGGGATGATTTCAGCCAAATTATCATTCACGTTAACTTAAAAGATAAAACTAATTCCTTGCAACAAGAAGCCCTGGGTATTGTGGGTGTAAATTTGATTCACTCGGCTTTTAATTTAGCTCATCGTCCTGAAAACTTACTCGAATCACTTTTAGATAATTTAAGTCGCGACCGTATTGAGATAGATATGGTTGAATTCAAAGGTATTGAATTCCGCAGAGTGGATAACCGTTTAATGCTTCTCAACTTAGTGAAACTAGGTTTAAGTGATGCGGCAATGTTTGGCCCCGATAAATCAGTCCTCCTTCCCTCATCAGTCTTCTATAAAAAATCTGTAATTGTTGAACGCGGTAGTTTCCGACCCGTATGTAATGTAAATATCGATATCATGGAAACCGCACTTGAGCAGTTCTCAGAAGAAATTGGCGTTGGAACAGAAGAAATTGTGCCGATCATGGAAATTACTATGAATAACCTCATGCAGGGTTCTGGAAGTATCGACCTTCATGATTTCTTAGCTCGTGCAGATATGTTGGCGGCTTCGGGTTATAAAGTTCTGATTTCTAACTATAAAGAATACTACCGTTTAGGTCACTACCTCCGTATGAACACCAATCGACCCGTAGCAGTAGCTATGGGAGCGGCTAGTTTGATGGAGCTCTTTAATGTGGAATACTACAATGATCTTGAAGGCGGCATCCTCGAAGCTATGGGACGCCTGTTTAAAAATCAAGTAGGTCTTTATGTGTATCCTTGGCAGTACAAAGATGAGTTGATAACGGTTGAAAACTTTAAAGTGGATTCTGACTTACAGATGCTTTTTGATTTCGTGAAAGTACATGGGAAAGTGAAGGATATTAAAAATTATAACCCCGAGTACTTGAGTGTTTATTCACGAAAAGTTTTGAAGAAAATTGCAGATGGTAAGCCTGGCTGGGAGAAAGATGTTCCAGAGGCTGTTGCAGAAGTCATTAAGGAACGAAAGTATTTTATTAAATAATTCACAAAAAATTTAAATATAAGCATGACTTAATTAGGATTAGTAAATTTGAAGTATAAATTTTAATAATTTGGAAAACAGGGATATACACATGAAGTATTACTTATGCGCGGTGCTGATGGGCTTGCTATTTAGCTCATGTAGTTCATGGGATGCGCTTAAAAAAGAGCCAATGCAGGATGCGCCAGTCGATGAAAATGTAGAAGCGCGTTGGCTCGGGGAAGGCAAAGAGCAGACTGAAATTGGTGAAGATTGGTGGCGTTCATTTGGAGATCCAGAACTCGATCGTTTGATTCAAAAAGCCGCCAAAGAAGGCTTCGATCTGACTTTGGCGCGTAATCGTGTTCTATTAGCGCAAAAAGAACTGTCTTTAGCTCAATCTGAAGGACAAATTTCTGGTGAATTAAATTTGTCACAAGATTTTAATCGTGTTAATCGCGATAGTAGTACCAATAAAGAAGCTATTGCGGGAGGCTCACTAAGTTGGCAAGCGGATATTTGGGGGAGAATCTCGAGTCTATCAGCAGGAGCTTTAGCGGAGTACCAAGCGACTCAAGCCGATTATGATGCAGTCGCACTCCAGATTGTTTATCAAGTTGGGGTAGCTTATTTTTCTCTTCGTGAATATGACGAATTACTTGTCCTTCACCAAGATGCTTTAGAGATATCAGATAAACTTTATCAATACTATAAAGATCGCCATGAGCTCGGCTTAGAAAGTGATGAACTCTTTTTAGCGCAGGAAGCTGAGAACCTTCGTTTAAGAGCTAATGTTAAAGATCTAGAACGTTTACGTCATTTGCAACAAAATACTTTGGCGACACTGATGGGAGAAATCCCTGGGCAATTTAAGCTAGAACCAAAAAATTTAACTGACGCAGTTTCTTTCGTGGACAAACCAGATGTCTTAAACGCGAACTTACTTGAACGTCGTCCTGATTTAGTTGCGGCTGAACTTCGTATAAAAAGCGCTTGGAATTACAAAGAAGCAGCTCGTGCGGCTCACCTTCCAGATGTTTCAGTAACTTTGTCAGGTGCAACAGATTCAAGCTCAATTTCGGGCCTGTTTAGTGACTGGGCTGTGGGGATCATGCCAAGCATTAATTTCCCTATTTTAGATCCCACTCTTGATGCACAAGAAGAAATTGCACGTGTGAAACTCAAAAATGCCGAAGACGTTTATCGAAAAACAGTTTCTACTGCCATTGGTGAAGTGGAAAATGCGATTATTAATTTACAAAAATATGAAGAACGTCGAGTCTTGGAACTGCAAAGACTTGAGCGCTTATTAAAAGCTCAGGAAAAATCTCAGGTCCGTTTAGAAAACGGCCTAATTACTCAACTGGAATTACTTCAGTACCAAAGAGAAGTTCTCGCTTCTCGAGAAGATGTACTTAACTTAAATATGCTATTACTTAGCGAAACAATAACCCTTTATAACGCCCTTGGAGGACCATGGAAACCATCGAAAAATCAAGAAAAATAATTTTTCTAAGTTTAAGCTTATTATTATTTTCTTGCGGAGAGAAAAAAGTTGTTAAAGAAGCGCCTGTTCCTCAGGTCGTTTATGAAGAAGCCTTGTCAATGTCAGTTCAACCCACGACTGAGTTAGTTGGGCGAGTGCGTTCGTTTTCATCGGTAGATTTGCGTGCCCGAGTGGAAGGCATATTAGAGAAGCGTCACTTTCAAACTGGAACTTCTGTTAACAAAGGAGATCTGTTGTACACGATTGAAAAAGATCAGTACGCAATCAATCTCAAGCGTGCTCAAGCTGAGTTAGAGAGCTCGAAAGCTCGTTTAACTTTAAGTGAAAGTATTTTTGAACGTATGAAAAAGCTCGACGAGAAAAAAGCTATTGCTAAACAGGATTACGATAAAGCTATTGGCGATCGCGATGAAGCTTTGGCGGCACTTAATTTAGCTTTGGCGAAAAGAGATGAAGCAAAGTTGCACCTTGATTGGTGTGAAATTCGTTCACCCATTACCGGAATACCTGGTGCGAGACAATACGATACAGGTAATCTCATTTCCCCATCTTCAGGAGTTTTGGTGAATGTGACTTCTACTGAGAAGATGGAAGTGGATTTTGATATTCCAGAACGTCAACTTGTGGATTTCCAAAGGAAATTTGTGACGAAAGAATTGAGACGTACAATAACTGATCGTATTCAATGTAGATTATCACTTCCAGATGGGACACAATATAGTCATGAAGGTAATATTGCTTTCTTTGATAACCGCATCAATAAATCAACAGGTACGGTTAAAGCAACAACTCATTTTGACAACCCAGAGGGACTCCTTCGTGATGGTATGTTCGTCAAGGTTTTGTTGACTTATATACCGCCAGAAGATGATTCTGAGCGAGTCAATGGTGAAGAAGAAAGAAAGCCTAAAATCGTCGTTCAGCAATCAGCTGTTATGCAGGATCAGGCAGGCCATTATGTAATTATTGTCAACAAAGAAAGCAAAGCCGAAATTAAGCGTGTAGAATTCAAGGAAAGCTTTGAGGAATACTTTGTTATAGAAGAGGGGCTCGAAGAAGGTGAAAAAGTCATTACACTTGGCCTTCAAACAGTTATTCCTGGTCGTCCAGTCAAAGGGATTCCTGCTCGAGTAGAAGTGGATGAAACCGAGCATATGAAAGAAGCTCCAGAGTCTTCTAAGGAATAATTCAGATGTCTTCCGAAAACTTTTTTATTAGGCGACCAAGGTTTGCCTTTGTCATCTCAATTATTATCCTGATTGCGGGCAGTATTGCGATGGTGAATTTACCCGTCGCGCAGTATCCAGAAATCACACCACCTCAAGTGTCCGTTACGGCGTCTTACCCTGGTGCTGATTCAAAAACACTGATTGACACGGTTATTACTCCACTAGAGTCTGAAATTAACGGTGTGGAAGATATGCTTTATGTATCATCCAAGGCCAGTAATGATGGCAATGTTACAATCACAGTGACATTTGATGTCTCTTCTGATCCAAATATTAATACAGTTAATGTCCAAAACCGGGTTTCTGCGGCTACGGCAAAACTACCTGCGGAAGTAACTCGTCAAGGGGTAATAGTACGTCAAAAAAGTACTTCTATGCTTTTGGTTGTGAATCTCCTTTCACCCGAGAAAACTTACGATGGCCTCTTCTTGTCTAATTATGCGACGATTAATGTAAAGGATCGTTTACTTCGTCTTCCTGGTGTGGGTGATATTACTCTGTTTGGTGGTCAAGATTACTCGATGCGTGTGTGGTTGGATCCAGATAAAATGACAGCGCTCAATCTTTCTCCCCAAGAAGTGGTTTCTGCTATTGAAGAGCAGAATGTCCAAGTGGCAGCAGGTATTGTTGGTGGCGCACCGAGTAAGGCTAGCCAGAAGTTTCAGTACACTGTTCAGACCCAAGGACGTTTAAGTGAGCCAGAAGAGTTCGGACGTATCATTGTGCGTGCCAACCAAGACGGTTCCTTTGTACGCGTAAATGATGTGGCATCTGTAGAACTTGGAGCGGTGAATTATGATTCAACTTCTAAGTTAAATGGTCAGCCTGGACTTGTGATGCCTATTTATCAGTTGCCATCAGCAAATGGTATTGCCGTTGCCGATGCTGTGAGAGCTGAAATGGATTTAATTGCGGAGAGTTTTCCTGATGATATTGAGTACGATATTCTTTATGATACGACTAAATTTATTGAAGCCTCAATCGACGAGGTTATAAGTACTCTCTTCGTAGCGGTCTTATTGGTGATTCTCGTAGTTTATATCTTCCTGCAAGATGTTCGTTCAACAATTATCCCTTCCTTGACTATCCCCGTTTCGCTTATTGGGACTTTCGCTTTTCTCCTCGCTTTGGGTTACACCTTGAATACAGTGACTCTTTTTGGTTTGATTTTGGCGATTGGGATTGTGGTGGATGATGCCATTGTTGTTTTAGAGAATGTCCAACGACTTATGGACGAAGAAGGCTTGTCTCCACGTGCAGCGACTCAGAAAGCTATGGAAGAGGTGTCGGGTCCCATCGTTGCGACAACATTAGTTCTTTTAGCCGTATTTGTGCCCGTGGCTTTCTTGCCAGGCATTACAGGAACTCTGTATCGTCAGTTTGCGGTAACGATTTCTGTGGCGGTGTGCATTTCTTCATTAAATGCTTTGACACTGAGCCCAGCGCTTTGTTCTTGTTTTTTGCGACCTCAAGATAAAACAAAGAAGAAGTTCTTCTTATTTGAAAAATTCAATAAACTTGTTTCTTGGAGTACGGATAAGTATGCGGGCTTTGTTAAGCTTTCTATAAGAAAGATTATTATCACCATGCTCTGCTTTGGTGGCATGCTCTTTTTGACTTTTCAATTTTACACTTCAACGCCTACGGGCTTTCTCCCTGATGAAGACCAAGGGAACTTCTTAGTTGACGTTCAATTACCCCCGGGTGCTTCTTTAGAGCGTACGGGTGCAGTTATTGATGAAATGGAACATATGATTTCTCAGATCCCTGGAGTGAGTGCCGTAATGACAGTTAATGGTTATGGTATGATTAATGGTGCGAATTCATCCAATGCTGGTTTTATGATTGTACCTTTGGATGACTGGGGTCAACGAGCGGAGGCTGAAAAGCAAGTGAAGGCAATCATTGCACAGGCCTACCGTAAAATGCTTGGCATGCCCGAAGCCCGCTCATTTCCATTCGAGCTCCCCGCAATTCCTGGCTTGGGTGCCAGTAATGGTTTTGAGTTTATTTTACAGGATACTCTAGGGCGTGACCCAAAAGATATGGCGGAGATTTCTCGCGCTTTGATTATGGCGGCAAATCTACGTCCAGAAATTGCTCGAGTGAGTACCTTCTTTACGGCTAATACACCCCAAATTTTTGTTGATCTTGATCGTGAAAAAGCCCATGATCTTAATGTTCCAATGAACGAGATTTTCAGTGCTTTACAAGTCTATTTAGGCGGGGCTTATGTCAATGATTTTAATAAATTTGGTAAAAGTTATCAGGTTAAGTTACAGGCCCAGACTGATTTTAGGTCAGAGCCCGAAGACATTGAAAAAATCTATGTGAAATCACGTAGTGGAGATATGGTGCCTTTAGGTGTTTTGGTTAATTTAGAATCAATGGTTGGCCCAGATGTTATTAACCGTTATAATCTATTTAATTCCATTACCTTTAATGGCGGTGCTGCCCCTGGTTATAGTTCAGGTCAAGCAATGGATGCAATGGAAGAGGTGGCACGTTCCGTGCTTCCTCCGGGGTATTCTTATGACTGGACGGGTATGTCCTATCAAGAGAAAATTTCATCTGGTAATGTGGGGCTCATTTTTGCTCTAGCGATTGTCTTCATTTTCCTTTTTCTAGTGGCTCAATACGAAAGTTGGTTTACTCCAATTTCAGTACTGATGTCGGTCCCTGTGGCGATGTTTGGTGCCCTAGGCTTTAACTGGTTGATGAAAATGGATAATAATATTTACTCGCAAGTCGGTATCGTTTTACTATTTGGCTTAGCTTCGAAGACAGCGATTCTTATTGTGGAGTTCGCAAAAGAAAAACGTGAATCCGGTGAGACGATTCTCGATGCTGCAGTCATTGCGGCACGTTTGCGTTTCCGGGCTGTGTTGATGACGGCCATTTCTTTTATCCTAGGCGTAATTCCTTTAGTAATCGCAACGGGGGCGGGTTCAGCAAGCCGTCGTTCGCTTGGTGTGATCGTATTCGGTGGTATGATGGTCGCAGCCATCTTAGGGACATTATTGATCCCGGGCTTCTACTACACGATTCAAAGTATACGTGAATGGCTTAAAGCGAAGATTTCGTCAAAGTAAATTCTTCTTAGCCAATAAAAAAGCTCGAGTTAAAAACTCGAGCTTTTTTTTTGTGGAGAAATTTGATACGCGGACTAAAACTTTAATCCAGCTTCGCGTGCAGACTTATAAAGAACTTCGCGTCCTGCTTCACTAATCGGGCAGAGTGGCAAGCGGAATGTCTCTGTACCATAACCGATGACTGCCATCATTGTTTTGACTGGGATGGGATTGGACTCGACGAACATATCATTCATGAGTTGGTAGTATTTTTGATGGAGCTTAAGTGCTTCAGAAAAGTTGCCTTCGTTAGCTAGCTTACAGAGTTGGGTCATTTCCGCAGGCAGAATGTTTGAGAGGACACTAATGACGCCTGTGGCACCAACAGAAATCATCGGAAGAGTGAGTGAGTCATCTCCTGAGACAATTTGGATATCGCAGGCTTGTTTAATTTGGCTAATGCGATCGACACAACCACCGGCTTCTTTGACGGCTACAACTTGAGGGACCTCGTTCATACGAGCGATTGTATCAATTGTGAGCGAGATAGCCGAACGTCCAGGGACGTTATATAGGATGATGGGCATATCTGCGCTATCCGCAATGGCTTTGATATGCTGGTATAAACCTTCTTGTGTGGGCTTGTTATAATAAGGGGTTACCTGAAGGCTAGCATCAGCACCATCGATGTGGGCTTGCTTAGTGAGTTCAATAGCTTCTTTCGTGCAGTTAGCGCCTGTTCCAGCAATAACTTGGCAGCGACCTGCAGCTATCTTTACGGCAAAGCGAATAACTTCGCTATGGTCTTTCATTCCTAAAGTGGGCGATTCGCCAGTTGTGCCTACAGCGACAATGCCGTCAATGCCGGCTGAAATTTGATCATTGATAATGCGTTCAAAAGCTTCGTAGTCTACATTACCATTAGAATCAAAGGGGGTTATGAGTGCTGTGTAGCATCCTTTGATAGTCATAGTCTTACTCCATAATGGATTTTTAAAATTAGTGCCTAAAAGTTTCTCTTAATCATGAAATGTGCAAGCTCTTTTAAGCGTTCTTTTGCAGGAGAATTAGGGAGTTTGGCTAAATGTTCCTCAGCAGCCTGTACATATTGATCCATCATGGCTTGGATTTTGCTGAGTGCACCACAAGTTTTTATGATTTCGGCCGCCTGTTGAAGCTGTTCGGAGCTGATCTGATTGGAGCCGAGTAGGTCCAAAATGAATTTTTTATCATCTGCTTTCGTCATCTTGATCGTTTCGACAATAAGCAAAGTGACTTTTCGTGCTGCAATATCACTACCAACGGGTTTGCCTAATTCCTTTTCATCAGCAAAAACGCCAAGGATATCGTCTTGAAGCTGGAAAGCTAGGCCTGCGTTGTAGGCAAATTGGCCCGCATGATGAACTAAGTCGTGATCGAAGCTATCGAGTTCAAGTCCAACTACCACACCCGCTTGGGCTGAAAATTCGAGTAAGCAAGCCGTTTTCATCTCAAGCATTTTGAGGATTTCTTCAGGGCTAATTGAGTCGATTTCGCGATGTTCAAATTCCACATCAATCGCTTCGCCACCGAGTAGGACGGGATAGACGTGGGAAAGGAGACGGTCCATGACTGCGAGTGCCGTGCCGCTCGTGAGGTCTTTGTTGGCTTGTTCGCTAACGAGGCGCAGGGCCCAAGCTTGTTGGAGGTCTCCCGTAAGAATGGCCATAGATAGACCAAAATGATCAGCGTTGTCGCCTTCGCTACCGTGTTCCTTCCGAGCGAAGTCTGCAAGAGCCGTATGGCTTGTGGGCAGGCCGCGGCGAGTCGCATCACGGTCAATAATATCATCGTGAACTAAAGTCCATGTATGGAATATTTCAGCTGCGGATGCAACAGAAGTTGCAAGCTCGGGACAATCTGAGACTAAAGCAGCAGACCAAAGACAAAGGGCGGGGCGCAAGCGCTTGCCGCCGTTTTTGGTATAAGAAGACATTTCATTGCCGAGCCATGAAGGACTGACAGTGTTAGGGAAGGGGTGTTCTAATAAATAAGAATCAATCTGACTTGCTATCGAAGATAAGTCAGATTTAAAATCTTTATATTCCATTAAATATTTGGCCTAAATTGTTAATACGGTAGTTTTTGTATCCTTACTAACACGGGAGTGATTTTTTTCAATTACAGTTAGCCAAGTTCCTTGTTCTTCGCAGAGGTCGACAACGTGATAACGACTTTCATCCGCTTGACGATCGTAGCCAATAACTGTGCCAGGAGGGAGGATGACGTGTTTGTCAATGATAGCATTTTTGATTTTGCAGTTCTCAAAAATTTCGACAGAGTTTAAGATGATGCAGCTATCGATGCTAGAGAATGAGTGAACGTGGACTTCAGATGACAAAATGGATTCTTTTACAGAACTACCAGAGACAATACAGCCATCGCAAACAATTGAATTTGTCGCATGACCAATTCGTGTTCTACCGTCGGGGTGATGTTCATCGTGGACAAATTTTGCTGGTGGTAATGGTGAGTTATAAGTGTGGATCGGCCAACCTGAGCCGTAGAGGTCGAGCTGGGGGTCGGCTTCTTTTAAGTCCATGTTTGAATCATAATATGATTTGAGCGTGCCGACATCTCTCCAGTAATTGTCTTTACTTACATCAGAGCCTGGGATCTTATTTTCAAAGAAATTGTAAGCATAAAGACGGCCACTCTCTACTGCCGGAGGTAAAATATCATGACCAAAGTCGTGGTGCGAGTCGGGGTTTTGTGAATCGGCTTTTAATGATTTGTATAACCATTTTGAATCAAATACGTAGTTCCCCATAGAAGCTAAGCAGTAGCCAGGCATGCCTGGGATCTCTGTTGGATGATCAGGTTTCTCTTGGAAACCAGTAATGCGCCAGTCTTCGTCTACTTGAATGATACCAAAACGTGAGCCTTCATCAATGGGAATGGGGAGAGCTGCGATGGTCGCAAGTGCATCGCGCTTGGCGTGGAACTTAGCCATTTGCGAGATATCCATTTTGTAGATATGATCACCACCAAAAACGGCGACTAAGTCAGGAGTGAAATCCTGTAGTAAGTGAATGTTTTGCCAGATGGCATCGGCAGTTCCTTCGTACCAACGCTTGTCTCCACCTTGCATTTGCGCTGGAACGGGAACGACAAACTGACCTTTCATTAGGGAGGACATATTCCAACCATTAATAATATGCTCACTCATACTTTGAGAACGGAATTGAGTCAGAACAAATAGTGAGTGAATACCACTATTTACAAAGTTGGACAAAACAAAGTCAATGATGCGATATTTACCGCCAAATGGTACGGCTGGTTTAGCTCGTTTTGTAGTTAAAGGTGATAGACGCGTGCCTTCGCCGCCTGCTAAAATCATACCAAGAATTGACTTGCGCATTATTGCTCCCAATTAGTTTAATTAATTTAATTAATAATATATATTATCGTAGCAAAATGAATATAAAATCTTTTTCATGTACCTAAACTGGGTCAAACAGGTCATAAAAAACAATATTAAAGATATTTTAACATTATATTGATATGCTTTAAAATTAATTAACCAAAACTTTAATGACCAACTTGGTCAATTCTTCGTCGGCAATTAGTGGTGCGTGAGCATCTTCCGGAAAGAATATGGCTGCTTTGTCATCGTAGATCTGTATACTTTGTACGGATTTGTCCATGTAAAATATGATGTCTTTTTCTTCGCAGTAATCCTGCAAGACGGTTTGGCATTCTGAATTGGCTTTCCACCTGATGTTATCACGCCCTTGGAGACAGATTTGTATATCAATGTATTTTTTGTGTGCTTCCAAGTTGGCTTTGTCTTCTTTTCTTCCTGCTAGAGTTTCTTTGATGGCAAAAATCTCATCACCATCAATAATAGTTTTGCCAAAAGCAAGCTTATCGAGATCCTGGTCTAATAACCATTTTGCGGCAGTCGCAAAACGAGGGTTGAGGCAAGCGTAGTTTTCAATTTCTTCAAAAGTGCAGAGAATCATAAAGTTTATCCATTTTGTTTTTGTGAATTTAGAGAGTTTTTAAGCATAATCAATCACGAGTCATTCTATAGTATCCGTTTGAATGGTTTTTTGTGTAAAATACACTTATATCATGGCTTGTGAAAATCCACGGAAATCCTTGTGCGCAATGAAATTATAATTCTTGAGTATTAGTTTGAAACGCACTTGGTTTTTTTATGTTTAGGCTTTGTTTGTAAAAAGTAAAAATTCTTTTACTTTCCACCGGTTAAATTTTTAACAGCTAGAGTTTCTTGACAAAATAATGCGCCAGTTTGAAATCGTTCTATTTACACTATTTATAGCCCTCTTATTTGCGGCTAATGCTTTTCTCAAATCAAGAAGTGAAGAGAGTAAGGCAAAAATTTTCAAAAGCTTACTATGGACTTTTCTAGTCTCCACAGTAGGTCTTATCTACATGGGGGCGATGACGGTGTCGACTCGCTCGGGAATGGCCTTCCCAGATTGGCCGACTTCTGATGGAGTTCTTTGGCCTTCTTGGAATTATTTTACGGCTCAGCAAGATCGCTTTTATGAGCATGGTCATAGGTTGATGGGGCAATTTGTCGGCTACCTAGCCATACTCGTTTTAATTTTTTCACGTTACTTCCATAAAGAAAGAAATTTTAAATTAGCACTCATTGTATTTATTATGGTTGTGATACAGGGCTGCTTAGGTGGTTTGACAGTCGCTAAAAATACACTTTGGCTGACGACGGTTTTGCATGGCGTTTTTGCTCAACTTTGTTTGGCGGCCATGTGTTATTTACTTTTGAAAAACACCAAGCTCTATATCGAGCAGATCCCGGAAGAAGGTTTCGCCCCTAAGCTGAAAGGCTTAGCTAAATTTACTCTCGGTGCGGTGGTGATTCAGTTATTGCTCGGTGCAATTTTTAGGAACAAAGCAAAAGTATTTGAATACAGCGAAACGGGTAAAGTGATTTACAAAGAAATTGTTGAGGGCAATGCGGGGTGGCTTTTTTCTCACATGACTTTTGCTCTGCCTGTAGCAATCTTACTTT contains these protein-coding regions:
- the glgC gene encoding glucose-1-phosphate adenylyltransferase, producing MRKSILGMILAGGEGTRLSPLTTKRAKPAVPFGGKYRIIDFVLSNFVNSGIHSLFVLTQFRSQSMSEHIINGWNMSSLMKGQFVVPVPAQMQGGDKRWYEGTADAIWQNIHLLQDFTPDLVAVFGGDHIYKMDISQMAKFHAKRDALATIAALPIPIDEGSRFGIIQVDEDWRITGFQEKPDHPTEIPGMPGYCLASMGNYVFDSKWLYKSLKADSQNPDSHHDFGHDILPPAVESGRLYAYNFFENKIPGSDVSKDNYWRDVGTLKSYYDSNMDLKEADPQLDLYGSGWPIHTYNSPLPPAKFVHDEHHPDGRTRIGHATNSIVCDGCIVSGSSVKESILSSEVHVHSFSSIDSCIILNSVEIFENCKIKNAIIDKHVILPPGTVIGYDRQADESRYHVVDLCEEQGTWLTVIEKNHSRVSKDTKTTVLTI
- a CDS encoding YhcH/YjgK/YiaL family protein translates to MILCTFEEIENYACLNPRFATAAKWLLDQDLDKLAFGKTIIDGDEIFAIKETLAGRKEDKANLEAHKKYIDIQICLQGRDNIRWKANSECQTVLQDYCEEKDIIFYMDKSVQSIQIYDDKAAIFFPEDAHAPLIADEELTKLVIKVLVN
- a CDS encoding COX15/CtaA family protein, translating into MRQFEIVLFTLFIALLFAANAFLKSRSEESKAKIFKSLLWTFLVSTVGLIYMGAMTVSTRSGMAFPDWPTSDGVLWPSWNYFTAQQDRFYEHGHRLMGQFVGYLAILVLIFSRYFHKERNFKLALIVFIMVVIQGCLGGLTVAKNTLWLTTVLHGVFAQLCLAAMCYLLLKNTKLYIEQIPEEGFAPKLKGLAKFTLGAVVIQLLLGAIFRNKAKVFEYSETGKVIYKEIVEGNAGWLFSHMTFALPVAILLFALGVVLMKFKNLSKSYKLFGMSFHMMVTAQILLGVVAFFTVYNRQDGKFGFAETVLTSAHVVNGALILAFTFTAFKLLSVEIKKDVQNG